One segment of Erigeron canadensis isolate Cc75 chromosome 2, C_canadensis_v1, whole genome shotgun sequence DNA contains the following:
- the LOC122586438 gene encoding ABC transporter G family member 35-like yields MEEEKSEGNNNNNNNNNNIIRSISRSLSRAAEDLLSIGSSRSHHDRSSPHALADEEALRWAALEKLPTYNRIRTTIFKSYDILTDHDLQTPSTDDKLFLDVRQLDSKAHQRFIDNIFKHAEEDNGRFLRKFRDRIDKVGLSLPTVEVRYKNLTIEADCYIGDRALPSLLNATRNSIETLLGCIGINLSKKTRLTILKHVSGIIKPSRMALLLGPPSSGKTTLLLALAGKLDSSLKVEGEITYNGHKLNEFVPRKTSAYISQHDVHAGEMTVKETLDFSARCQGTGSRLEMLEELARREKQLGIFPEAEVDLFMKGTAIEGDASSLITYYTLKLLGLDICRDTIVGDVMRQGISGGQKKRLTTGEMLVGPAKTLFMDEISTGLDSSTTFQIVKCLQQVAHLTDSTILMSLLQPAPETFDLFDDIILLSEGQIVYHGPRENVVEFFERCGFRCPERKGTSDFLQEVTSRKDQEQYWHNRREPYRYIPVSEFVQLFKQFHVGERLENELSIPYDKDQSHKAALVFKKYLVSKRDLLKASWDKEWLLIKRNSFIYIFKTVQFIILASTLMTVFFRTRMHTRNEQDGSMYNGAIVFSVLLNMFNGLAEISLTVMRLPVIFKQRDLLFHPPWAYTFPTFLLRIPISLIETTAWMSIVYYGIGLAPQASRFFKHFLLVFVVQNAGGAYFRVIAGVCRTMNIANTGGTLALFIIFLMGGFVLPRTQIPSAWEWGYWISPLSYGYKAFSVNEFLAPRWMNKMSSNNVTRLGETILDSMDIPTEERWFWIGTAALVGFIALFNILFTFALMFLDAPGKPQAIISKEAATEMENTNQNTRLEEIAPKKDTSPRSDTCNVNAPKKGMILPFTPLAMSFDSMNYFVDMPHEMREQGVTENRLQLLCEVTGAFRPGVLTALMGVSGAGKTTLLDVLAGRKTSGYVEGEIRISGFPKKQETFARISGYCEQTDIHSACITVNESLIYSAFLRLPKEVRAQDKMIFVREVMELVELDDLANAIVGLSGVSGLSTEQRKRLTIAVELVANPSIIFMDEPTSGLDARAAAIVMRTVRNTVDTGRTVVCTIHQPSIDIFESFDELLLLKRGGEVIYAGPLGRNSRHIIDYFEKIPGVPKIPEKYNPATWMLEVSSAAVESRLGINFAEHFKSSALYQRNKELVKELSTPPPGMTDLHFGTQYSQSSWGQFKSCIWKMWWSYWRNPDYNLVRNIFTLTAALMIGITFRNIGEKRESSINVNTIIGALYSGVFFVGMNNCQTAQPVVAAERAVFYRERAAGMYSTLPYALSQVFVEIPYVFVQATYFSLIVYAMVSFEWTATKFIWFFFINFCSFLYFTYYGLMTVAVTPNDQVAAVLAVLFYGLFNFFSGFFIPRPRIPKWWVWYYWICPIAWSVYGFIVSQYHDVEDTITVPGMSYNPAMNVYIKDHYGFKLDFMGPVATVLISFCVLFAFIYAFCLRTLNFQVR; encoded by the exons ATGGAGGAAGAGAAATCAGAAggaaacaataataataataataataataataatattatcagAAGCATCAGTAGAAGTTTGAGCAGGGCAGCTGAAGATCTTCTGTCCATCGGCAGTAGTCGCAGCCATCATGATCGGAGCAGCCCTCACGCCCTCGCAGACGAAGAAGCCTTACGATGGGCGGCTTTGGAGAAGCTGCCCACTTATAACCGTATACGAACCACCATCTTCAAGTCTTATGATATTCTAACTGATCATGACCTCCAAACACCATCTACTGATGATAAGTTGTTCTTGGATGTCCGACAACTCGACTCAAAAGCTCATCAGCGCTTCATTGATAACATCTTTAAGCATGCTGAAGAAGATAACGGAAGATTCTTGAGAAAGTTCAGAGATCGCATTGATAa GGTTGGCCTGTCCCTTCCAACGGTAGAAGTTCgatacaaaaacttaacaatagaAGCAGATTGCTACATCGGTGATAGAGCCCTCCCGTCGCTTCTGAACGCGACTCGAAATTCTATCGAAACACTTCTTGGTTGTATTGGAATCAACTTATCTAAGAAAACCAGACTCACTATTCTTAAACATGTATCTGGGATCATCAAACCTTCCAG AATGGCACTGCTCTTGGGTCCGCCATCTTCTGGGAAGACAACTCTTCTGCTAGCTTTGGCGGGAAAGCTCGACTCCAGCTTAAAG GTAGAAGGTGAGATTACTTACAACGGCCACAAGCTAAATGAGTTTGTACCTAGAAAAACATCGGCCTATATCAGCCAGCACGATGTTCATGCTGGAGAAATGACGGTCAAGGAAACCTTAGATTTCTCAGCAAGATGCCAAGGAACTGGGTCAAGATTAG AAATGCTGGAAGAGCTCGCAAGACGAGAGAAACAACTTGGGATTTTCCCTGAAGCTGAAGTTGACCTTTTCATGAAGGGGACTGCCATAGAAGGAGATGCCAGCAGTTTGATTACTTACTACACTCTTAAG cttttggGCTTGGATATCTGCCGTGACACAATAGTTGGTGATGTAATGAGACAAGGAATCTCCGGTGGACAAAAGAAGCGATTAACTACAG GGGAGATGCTTGTTGGGCCAGCAAAAACTTTGTTTATGGATGAGATATCTACGGGTCTAGATAGCTCCACTACATTTCAAATAGTGAAGTGCCTGCAACAAGTTGCACACCTCACTGACTCAACAATCTTGATGTCCCTGTTGCAACCTGCCCCGGAGACTTTTGATCTTTTTGATGACATCATACTACTATCAGAGGGTCAAATCGTGTATCATGGACCACGAGAGAATGTGGTTGAGTTCTTTGAGCGTTGTGGATTCAGGTGTCCCGAAAGAAAAGGAACTTCTGACTTCTTGCAAGAG GTTACATCTCGGAAGGATCAAGAGCAATACTGGCATAATAGAAGAGAACCATACAGATATATCCCAGTTTCTGAATTCGTTCAGCTATTTAAGCAATTCCATGTGGGCGAAAGGCTAGAGAACGAGCTTTCAATCCCTTATGACAAGGACCAAAGCCACAAAGCAGCTCTAGTTTTCAAGAAATACTTGGTCTCCAAAAGGGACCTGCTCAAGGCCTCGTGGGATAAGGAATGGCTATTGATAAAGAGAAACAGtttcatttacattttcaagaCTGTTCAGTTCATCATCTTAGCTTCCACACTGATGACAGTGTTTTTTAGGACTAGAATGCACACGAGGAATGAACAAGACGGTTCAATGTATAATGGAGCAATTGTATTCAGCGTACTCCTTAACATGTTTAACGGTCTAGCTGAAATTTCCCTTACGGTAATGAGGCTTCCTGTAATCTTCAAGCAAAGAGACCTTCTGTTCCACCCACCATGGGCTTACACTTTTCCAACCTTCCTGCTTCGTATACCAATAAGTTTGATAGAGACTACCGCTTGGATGTCTATAGTATATTATGGTATAGGCCTTGCACCACAAGCGAGCAG ATTCTTCAAGCACTTCCTGCTGGTTTTTGTAGTTCAGAATGCCGGAGGGGCATATTTTAGGGTTATCGCAGGAGTATGTAGGACAATGAACATTGCAAACACAGGTGGAACCCTTGCGCTTTTCATCATATTTCTTATGGGCGGTTTCGTTCTACCACGAACTCAAATTCCTAGTGCGTGGGAGTGGGGTTATTGGATATCACCATTGTCATATGGCTATAAAGCCTTCTCAGTAAATGAGTTTTTGGCGCCTAGGTGGATGAACAAAATG AGTTCAAATAATGTAACTAGATTGGGCGAAACAATATTAGATAGCATGGATATTCCAACCGAAGAAAGATGGTTCTGGATTGGTACTGCAGCTCTTGTAGGTTTTATCGCTCTTTTCAACATCCTTTTCACTTTCGCTCTCATGTTTTTAGACG CCCCTGGGAAACCACAAGCAATCATCTCCAAAGAAGCAGCCACAGAGATGGAAAATACTAACCAAAACACAAGACTCGAAGAAATTGCACCTAAAAAAGATACAAGTCCTCGGTCAGACACTTGTAATGTTAACGCTCCTAAGAAGGGAATGATTCTTCCGTTTACTCCACTCGCCATGTCATTTGACAGCATGAATTATTTTGTTGATATGCCCCAC GAAATGCGAGAACAAGGAGTGACAGAAAATAGGTTGCAGTTACTTTGTGAAGTGACCGGTGCTTTCAGGCCTGGAGTCCTGACTGCATTGATGGGAGTAAGTGGAGCTGGTAAAACGACACTGTTGGATGTTTTAGCAGGGCGAAAAACTAGTGGTTATGTTGAAGGGGAAATTAGGATATCAGGATTCCCGAAAAAACAAGAAACTTTTGCAAGAATTTCAGGGTACTGTGAGCAAACTGATATTCACTCTGCTTGTATCACGGTCAATGAGTCTTTGATTTACTCGGCTTTCCTTCGCCTCCCAAAAGAAGTCCGAGCTCAAGATAAAATG ATTTTTGTACGTGAAGTAATGGAGCTTGTTGAGCTAGACGACCTAGCAAATGCAATAGTAGGACTTTCAGGAGTTAGTGGCTTGTCAACAGAACAAAGAAAGAGGCTAACAATTGCTGTGGAACTTGTTGCAAATCCATCCATCATTTTCATGGATGAACCGACTTCTGGGCTTGATGCCAGAGCAGCAGCCATTGTCATGAGGACCGTAAGAAACACTGTTGACACAGGGAGAACAGTTGTTTGCACCATCCATCAACCCAGCATTGATATCTTTGAATCCTTTGATGAGTTATTGCTGCTGAAAAGAGGCGGAGAAGTGATCTATGCAGGGCCACTCGGAAGGAATTCTAGACACATTATTGACTATTTTGAG aaaattccTGGGGTTCCAAAGATTCCAGAAAAGTACAATCCAGCAACATGGATGTTGGAAGTCAGTTCAGCTGCTGTAGAGAGCCGACTTGGTATCAATTTTGCTGAGCACTTCAAATCATCAGCACTATATca AAGAAACAAGGAGTTAGTAAAGGAATTAAGCACACCGCCTCCGGGGATGACAGATCTTCATTTTGGAACACAATATTCTCAATCTTCATGGGGACAATTCAAGTCTTGTATATGGAAGATGTGGTGGAGTTATTGGAGAAATCCTGATTATAACCTTGTCCGCAACATCTTCACGTTGACTGCAGCACTCATGATTGGGATAACATTTCGAAATATTGGAGAAAAAAG gGAGAGTAGCATCAATGTGAATACAATCATTGGAGCTTTATATTCTGGAGTATTCTTTGTTGGTATGAACAACTGCCAGACGGCGCAACCTGTGGTCGCTGCAGAGAGAGCTGTATTCTATCGAGAAAGAGCCGCTGGAATGTACTCAACATTACCCTATGCCTTGTCACAG GTGTTTGTAGAAATACCATATGTATTTGTTCAAGCTACATATTTTAGTCTGATAGTGTACGCCATGGTGTCATTCGAATGGACAGCAACCAAATTTATCTGGTTCTTTTTCATCAACTTCTGTTCATTCCTCTATTTCACCTATTACGGATTGATGACTGTCGCCGTCACACCAAACGATCAAGTAGCAGCCGTGCTAGCTGTTCTCTTCTACGGactcttcaatttcttttcgGGCTTTTTCATCCCTAGACCT AGAATTCCAAAGTGGTGGGTATGGTACTACTGGATATGCCCAATAGCCTGGAGTGTTTACGGGTTCATTGTTTCGCAATACCATGATGTTGAGGACACAATCACGGTTCCTGGGATGTCATATAACCCGGCTATGAATGTTTATATCAAAGATCATTATGGTTTTAAATTAGATTTCATGGGTCCAGTTGCCACGGTGCTAATTAGTTTTTGTGTATTATTTGCTTTCATTTATGCCTTCTGCTTAAGAACTCTAAATTTCCAAGTCAGATGA